One stretch of Aquisalimonas asiatica DNA includes these proteins:
- a CDS encoding SpoVR family protein, whose amino-acid sequence MHGPEMSNEQLADYAPRIEALAKERGLSFYPVDFELVPNAFMMEVAVYGLPVRMPHWSFGVRYIYQYVQHRMGHSKIFEVVFPGNPNRAYLVDDNALAENTLVTAHVLGHADFSRNNQLFERMQREVGYHIVEQAAERANRIQAAIEDHGQSRVEAVLDAALALEANVDTNQGLNRPDYPVMREPRDKPPAQGFQRHYDQLPGEDTAEPLPARERAPIPPAPEYDLLWFIARYAPELEGWERDIFLAVREESFYFYPVFACQIMNEGWASYWHARLLREADFLPDRVYLDAIKTHSDVVRPYAGDDAVSLRVNPYHLGFSMWERILKDCSLDEALAIRRDEDDFSFIRNYLHEDLAKELQLFNFTRRPGAGGEERFIVRDREIDTLRENILAPKFNYGGPRIYVKAMGADGHLELGHDVENDGRGLDLNRSRKVLNYIQRVWRRPVRLETVDHAGDAKVLTPDDGDD is encoded by the coding sequence ATGCACGGCCCGGAGATGAGCAACGAGCAGCTTGCCGATTACGCACCGCGGATCGAGGCCCTGGCGAAAGAGCGGGGCCTGAGCTTCTACCCGGTGGACTTCGAGCTGGTTCCCAACGCCTTCATGATGGAGGTGGCGGTCTACGGGCTGCCGGTGCGCATGCCCCACTGGTCGTTCGGGGTGCGCTACATCTACCAGTACGTCCAGCACCGCATGGGCCACTCGAAGATCTTCGAGGTGGTCTTCCCCGGCAATCCGAACCGCGCCTACCTGGTGGACGACAACGCCCTGGCCGAGAACACGCTGGTCACCGCCCACGTGCTCGGTCACGCGGACTTCTCCCGCAACAATCAGCTGTTCGAGCGCATGCAGCGCGAGGTGGGTTACCACATCGTCGAGCAGGCCGCCGAGCGTGCCAACCGGATCCAGGCCGCCATCGAGGACCACGGGCAGAGCCGGGTGGAAGCGGTGCTGGATGCCGCCCTCGCCCTGGAAGCCAACGTGGACACCAACCAGGGGCTCAACCGCCCCGATTACCCGGTGATGCGCGAGCCCCGTGACAAGCCGCCGGCCCAGGGATTCCAGCGCCATTACGACCAACTGCCCGGGGAAGACACCGCGGAACCGTTGCCGGCGCGGGAGCGTGCGCCGATCCCGCCCGCCCCCGAGTACGACCTGCTCTGGTTCATCGCCCGCTACGCCCCGGAGCTGGAGGGCTGGGAGCGGGATATCTTCCTCGCGGTCCGGGAGGAGTCGTTCTATTTCTACCCGGTATTCGCCTGCCAGATCATGAACGAGGGCTGGGCCAGCTACTGGCACGCCCGCCTGCTGCGGGAAGCGGATTTTCTCCCCGACCGGGTCTACCTGGACGCCATCAAGACCCACTCCGACGTGGTCCGGCCCTACGCAGGCGACGATGCGGTCTCGTTGCGGGTAAACCCCTACCACCTGGGGTTCTCCATGTGGGAGCGCATTCTGAAGGACTGCAGCCTGGACGAGGCCCTGGCGATCCGGCGGGACGAGGACGACTTCAGCTTCATCCGCAACTACCTCCACGAGGATCTGGCCAAGGAGCTGCAGCTGTTCAACTTCACCCGCCGCCCCGGCGCCGGCGGCGAAGAGCGGTTCATCGTGCGCGACCGGGAGATCGACACCCTGCGGGAGAACATCCTGGCGCCGAAGTTCAACTACGGCGGGCCGCGCATCTACGTGAAGGCCATGGGCGCCGATGGCCACCTGGAGCTGGGGCACGACGTCGAGAACGACGGCCGCGGTCTGGACCTGAACCGCTCCCGCAAGGTGCTCAATTACATCCAGCGGGTATGGCGACGGCCGGTGCGCCTGGAGACCGTGGACCACGCAGGGGATGCGAAGGTCCTCACGCCGGACGACGGGGACGATTGA
- the epmB gene encoding EF-P beta-lysylation protein EpmB — MSAGVAPSRPPRPSAWQSELARGYRRPDELLAALGLDCSHLPAARAGHAAFPVRVPRGFVARMRHGDPDDPLLRQVLPVAAEQDDDPGFVQDPVGDLSAMSTPGVLHKYHGRALLVTTGACAINCRYCFRRHFPYGDAHAARHQWGPALAYLRGRPELTEIILSGGDPLTLPDHRLGTLAAELDATPHLRRLRIHSRLPIVLPERVDDAFLQWFTGGRLQPVMVLHANHASELDDSVAAACDRMRRAGVTLLNQAVLLRGINDDVASQEALSERLFAIGVLPYYLHQLDRVAGATHFLVAEDRARALAAALAERLPGYLVPQLTREDASAPAKTPLATPRHG; from the coding sequence ATGTCAGCAGGCGTTGCCCCCAGCAGACCTCCACGGCCCTCCGCCTGGCAGAGTGAGCTCGCCCGCGGCTATCGCCGCCCGGACGAACTCCTGGCCGCGCTGGGGCTCGATTGCAGCCACCTGCCGGCGGCCCGGGCAGGCCACGCCGCCTTCCCGGTGCGTGTGCCGAGGGGGTTCGTGGCACGGATGCGCCACGGCGACCCGGACGATCCATTGCTGCGCCAGGTGTTGCCGGTAGCGGCCGAACAGGACGACGACCCGGGCTTCGTCCAGGACCCGGTGGGCGACCTCTCCGCCATGAGCACGCCCGGCGTGCTGCACAAGTACCACGGACGCGCGCTACTGGTGACCACCGGTGCCTGTGCCATCAACTGCCGTTACTGCTTCCGCCGCCACTTTCCCTATGGCGACGCCCATGCCGCCCGGCACCAGTGGGGCCCGGCCCTGGCCTACCTGCGCGGGCGCCCGGAACTGACCGAGATCATCCTGAGCGGCGGCGACCCCCTCACCCTGCCGGACCACCGCCTGGGCACGCTGGCTGCCGAGCTTGACGCAACCCCCCACCTGCGACGGCTGCGCATCCATTCGCGCCTCCCCATCGTGTTGCCGGAGCGGGTGGACGACGCGTTTCTGCAGTGGTTTACCGGTGGCCGGCTGCAACCGGTGATGGTGCTGCACGCCAACCACGCCAGCGAGCTGGATGACAGCGTCGCCGCCGCCTGCGACCGCATGCGCCGTGCGGGCGTCACCCTGCTCAACCAGGCAGTCCTGCTGCGTGGCATCAACGACGATGTCGCCAGTCAGGAGGCGCTCAGCGAGCGCCTGTTCGCCATCGGCGTTCTCCCCTACTACCTGCACCAGCTGGATCGGGTGGCGGGTGCCACCCATTTCCTGGTTGCCGAAGACCGGGCCCGGGCGCTGGCGGCCGCCCTGGCCGAGCGGCTGCCGGGTTACCTGGTCCCGCAGCTCACCCGCGAGGATGCCAGCGCCCCGGCCAAGACGCCGCTGGCCACCCCCAGGCACGGGTAA
- a CDS encoding PrkA family serine protein kinase, whose translation MVDKDQFVDSLISYTQQHKAKHWEGTFGAFLREVLPTAPTALARTSHQYLWDMIRWHGSQRSDEGEHVTRYDLFANDLYGMDESLERVANYFKAASEGSEVGRRLLLLLGPPSGGKSSLVTLLKRGLEEYSLTDDGAMYAIKGSPIHENPLLLIPQSKRAEFRDTYGVNIEGELSPYTRTMLEEEYEGDFTQVPVERVFISEAGRVGVGTYAPHDPTTADIADLVGSVDLSKVAQYGDEGNPRAWSWSGAVYAANRGMLEMIEILKVKREFLYLLLTLTQEKNIKVSRFPLIHMDQTIVAHTNLAEFRKFLQEKENEALLDRMVIIQVPYTLRYQDEARIYEKLTSATPTFQEVHLDPHALKLAAVFAVLTRLKPSERADLDLTKKVRLHAGEDVEGISRSEVEKVRNENPDEGMDGVSPRFVVNTLAGAISRSENKSLTALDVLIALKDAIESDARMDAKEKKMWVDLLVTTRKDFYNRWVKEDVHKALFVSFEQEAQELLEKYLDEVEAVLDNRKVEDPITSEERDADERFLRGVEEKISISDAGKHSFRQEVVRKAMGSYKRGEKFTLGSHERLREAVEQYLFQERRDVLRLVTSSARPDDETQRKVSAVEDRLVSDYGYDAHSAREALNYVTTLLSQE comes from the coding sequence ATGGTGGATAAAGATCAGTTTGTCGATTCCCTGATCAGCTACACCCAGCAGCATAAGGCGAAGCACTGGGAAGGGACGTTTGGCGCGTTCCTGCGCGAGGTACTGCCCACGGCGCCGACCGCCCTGGCACGTACCAGTCACCAGTACCTATGGGACATGATCCGCTGGCATGGCAGCCAGCGGTCCGACGAGGGAGAGCACGTCACCCGATACGACCTGTTTGCCAACGATCTCTACGGCATGGATGAATCCCTGGAGCGCGTGGCCAACTACTTCAAGGCGGCCAGCGAGGGCTCCGAAGTGGGGCGCCGCCTGCTGCTCCTGCTGGGCCCGCCCTCCGGCGGCAAATCCAGCCTGGTCACGCTGCTCAAGCGCGGCCTGGAGGAGTACAGCCTCACGGACGACGGCGCCATGTATGCCATCAAGGGCTCGCCCATCCACGAGAACCCGCTGCTGCTCATTCCCCAGAGCAAGCGGGCGGAATTCCGCGATACCTACGGCGTCAACATCGAAGGCGAGCTCTCGCCCTACACCCGCACCATGCTCGAAGAGGAGTACGAGGGCGACTTCACCCAGGTGCCGGTGGAGCGGGTGTTCATCAGCGAAGCGGGGCGCGTGGGCGTGGGCACCTATGCACCCCACGACCCCACCACCGCGGATATCGCGGACCTGGTGGGCTCGGTGGACCTCTCCAAGGTTGCCCAGTACGGCGACGAGGGCAATCCGCGGGCGTGGTCGTGGTCCGGGGCGGTCTATGCCGCCAACCGCGGCATGCTGGAGATGATCGAGATTCTCAAGGTCAAGCGGGAGTTCCTCTACCTGCTGCTCACGCTCACCCAGGAGAAGAACATCAAGGTCTCGCGTTTCCCGCTGATCCACATGGATCAGACCATCGTCGCGCACACCAACCTGGCGGAATTCCGCAAGTTCCTGCAGGAGAAGGAGAACGAGGCGCTGCTGGACCGCATGGTCATCATCCAGGTGCCCTACACCCTGCGCTACCAGGATGAGGCGCGCATCTACGAGAAGCTCACGTCGGCGACGCCCACCTTCCAGGAGGTGCACCTGGACCCGCATGCGCTCAAGCTGGCGGCGGTGTTCGCGGTGCTGACCCGGCTGAAGCCGTCGGAGCGGGCGGATCTGGACCTCACCAAGAAGGTCCGCCTGCACGCCGGGGAAGATGTCGAAGGCATTTCACGCTCCGAAGTGGAGAAGGTCCGCAACGAGAACCCCGACGAGGGCATGGACGGTGTCAGCCCGCGGTTCGTGGTCAACACCCTGGCCGGAGCCATCAGCCGCAGCGAGAACAAGAGCCTCACGGCGCTGGACGTGCTGATCGCCCTCAAGGACGCCATCGAGTCCGATGCGCGCATGGATGCCAAGGAGAAGAAGATGTGGGTCGACCTGCTGGTCACCACCCGCAAGGACTTCTACAACCGGTGGGTGAAAGAGGACGTGCACAAGGCCCTGTTCGTCTCCTTCGAACAGGAGGCCCAGGAGCTGCTGGAGAAGTACCTGGACGAAGTGGAAGCGGTACTGGACAACCGCAAGGTGGAAGACCCCATCACCAGCGAGGAGCGGGACGCGGACGAGCGCTTCCTGCGCGGCGTGGAGGAGAAGATCTCCATCTCCGACGCCGGCAAGCACTCGTTCCGCCAGGAGGTGGTCCGCAAGGCCATGGGCTCCTACAAACGGGGGGAGAAGTTCACCCTGGGCAGTCACGAACGGCTGCGCGAGGCGGTGGAACAGTACCTCTTCCAGGAGCGGCGCGATGTCCTGCGGCTGGTGACCTCCAGCGCACGGCCCGATGACGAGACGCAACGGAAGGTCTCTGCGGTCGAGGACCGCCTGGTGAGTGATTACGGGTATGACGCCCACAGCGCCCGCGAGGCCCTGAACTACGTCACCACCCTGCTCTCCCAGGAGTAG
- the efp gene encoding elongation factor P, producing the protein MATYSTNQFKGGLKLMLDGEPYSIVENEFVKPGKGQAFNRVKLRNLKTGKVLDRTFKSGESVEAADVLETELQYLYSDGEFWYFMDMETFDQIAANKAAMGDADKWLKEQDICNVTLWNGEPLQVDAPAFVELKVTETDPGLRGDTSSGGSKPATVETGAVVRVPLFIEEGEVLRIDTRTAEYVSRVKE; encoded by the coding sequence ATGGCGACATACAGCACCAACCAGTTCAAGGGCGGACTCAAGCTCATGCTTGACGGCGAGCCGTACAGCATCGTCGAGAACGAGTTCGTGAAACCCGGCAAGGGTCAGGCGTTCAACCGGGTCAAACTGCGCAACCTCAAGACCGGCAAGGTGCTGGATCGTACCTTCAAGTCCGGCGAGTCCGTGGAAGCAGCCGACGTGCTGGAGACCGAGCTCCAGTACCTCTACAGCGACGGCGAATTCTGGTACTTCATGGACATGGAGACCTTCGATCAGATCGCCGCCAACAAGGCCGCCATGGGCGACGCCGACAAGTGGTTGAAGGAGCAGGATATCTGCAACGTGACCCTGTGGAACGGCGAGCCGCTGCAGGTGGACGCGCCGGCGTTCGTCGAGCTCAAGGTCACGGAGACGGATCCGGGCCTCCGGGGCGACACCAGCAGCGGCGGCAGCAAGCCGGCCACGGTGGAGACCGGCGCGGTCGTGCGCGTGCCGCTGTTCATCGAAGAGGGTGAAGTGCTGCGCATCGATACCCGCACCGCCGAGTACGTGAGCCGCGTCAAGGAGTGA
- the ligA gene encoding NAD-dependent DNA ligase LigA: MSASSLEQARGRVAELRTQIDEHNHRYHVLDAPVLADAEYDALLRELQGLEAQYPQLVTPDSPTQRVGAAPSEGFGEVVHGLPMLSLDNAFDADELREFDRRVRERGSVAAVTYIGEPKLDGLSLSVRYEDGLLVQAGTRGDGRVGEDITNNVRTVGSVPLRLRGDNPPARLEVRGEVVIRRQDFETLNASRLDNGERPFANPRNAAAGSLRQLDPRIAAQRPLTLFAFGVGECSASLGDTHWQVLEQLRAWGFRVNREVRRLEGVDGCLGFYEELLERRDSLDYEIDGVVFKVDDLRLRETLGFTARAPRWAIASKLPAREATTRVRRILPSVGRTGAITPVAELEPVEVGGVTVGRATLHNLDELRRKDVREGDTVMVRRAGDVIPEIVSVVQEARPEGAEPWEMPTACPVCGSEVIRPEGEVDYRCIGSMQCPAQLKESIRHFASRRALDIEGLGDKVAEQLVDTGLVGELADVFTLKKAKVLALDGFADVSAGNLIAAVEARRRIPLDRLLYAIGIPGVGDDTARLLATQVGDLDFIRRAHPVLLALIPGIGRTMGEEIRAFFADERNAGGLDRLLGLVKITGEDGFAAAYADAISAAAIITELGLPRVGPKRAAELAGKADHLEELAALPVQRLPVSGADAERVRQALQDLQPVLAEVDALLLEKYLHWTSDRSSARIQGGAAAASPLAGKTFVLTGTLEGMSRDQAKARIEAQGGKVTGIVSGKTDYVVAGEAAGSKRAKAEELGVAILDEAGLERLLDG; the protein is encoded by the coding sequence ATGAGCGCATCATCGCTGGAGCAGGCGCGGGGCCGTGTGGCCGAACTGCGCACGCAGATCGACGAGCACAATCACCGGTACCACGTGCTGGATGCGCCCGTGCTGGCGGATGCGGAGTACGATGCGCTGCTGCGGGAGCTCCAGGGTCTTGAAGCCCAGTACCCGCAGCTGGTCACCCCCGACTCGCCCACCCAGCGTGTGGGCGCGGCGCCCTCCGAAGGCTTCGGCGAGGTAGTGCACGGCCTGCCCATGCTCTCCCTGGATAATGCCTTCGACGCCGACGAGTTACGGGAATTCGACCGCCGGGTGCGTGAACGTGGCAGCGTTGCCGCCGTGACCTATATCGGCGAGCCGAAGCTCGACGGGCTGTCCCTCAGTGTCCGTTACGAAGACGGCCTGCTGGTGCAGGCGGGCACCCGCGGTGATGGTCGCGTGGGTGAGGACATCACCAATAACGTGCGCACCGTGGGCAGTGTGCCCCTGCGACTCCGGGGGGATAATCCCCCGGCGCGGCTGGAAGTCCGCGGCGAGGTGGTGATCCGCCGTCAGGATTTCGAGACGCTCAATGCCTCGCGCCTGGACAATGGCGAACGGCCGTTCGCCAATCCGCGCAACGCCGCCGCCGGCAGTCTGCGCCAGCTCGACCCGCGGATTGCCGCCCAGCGGCCACTGACCCTGTTCGCCTTCGGGGTGGGGGAGTGTAGCGCCTCGCTGGGAGACACCCACTGGCAGGTGCTGGAGCAGCTGCGCGCCTGGGGGTTCCGGGTTAATCGGGAGGTGCGGCGGCTGGAGGGCGTCGACGGTTGTCTGGGCTTCTACGAGGAGCTGCTGGAGCGCCGGGACAGCCTGGATTACGAGATCGACGGTGTGGTGTTCAAGGTGGACGACCTGCGCCTGCGGGAGACCCTGGGTTTCACCGCCCGCGCACCGCGCTGGGCCATCGCCTCGAAGCTGCCCGCGCGGGAGGCCACCACCCGGGTGCGGCGCATTCTGCCGTCTGTCGGCCGCACCGGCGCCATCACGCCGGTGGCGGAGCTCGAGCCCGTGGAGGTGGGCGGCGTCACCGTCGGCCGCGCGACGCTGCATAACCTGGACGAGCTGCGTCGCAAGGATGTGCGCGAGGGCGATACGGTGATGGTCCGCCGTGCCGGGGACGTCATCCCCGAGATCGTCAGCGTGGTTCAGGAAGCCCGGCCCGAGGGCGCCGAACCCTGGGAGATGCCGACGGCCTGTCCGGTCTGCGGCTCCGAGGTCATCCGGCCGGAAGGGGAGGTGGACTACCGCTGCATCGGCAGCATGCAGTGCCCGGCGCAGCTCAAGGAGTCCATCCGTCATTTCGCCTCACGCCGCGCGCTCGACATCGAAGGGCTTGGCGACAAGGTCGCCGAGCAGCTGGTGGATACCGGGCTGGTCGGGGAGCTGGCGGACGTGTTCACCCTGAAGAAGGCGAAGGTGCTGGCGCTGGATGGCTTCGCCGACGTCTCCGCGGGCAATCTGATCGCCGCGGTGGAGGCGCGCCGCCGCATTCCGCTGGACCGGCTGCTCTACGCCATCGGTATCCCGGGGGTGGGCGACGATACCGCGCGCCTGCTGGCCACCCAGGTGGGGGATCTGGATTTCATACGGCGGGCGCATCCGGTGCTGCTGGCGCTGATTCCCGGCATTGGCCGCACCATGGGCGAGGAGATCCGCGCCTTCTTCGCCGACGAGCGCAATGCCGGTGGCCTGGACCGCCTGCTGGGGCTGGTGAAAATCACCGGGGAGGACGGCTTCGCCGCGGCGTACGCGGATGCCATCAGCGCCGCGGCGATCATCACCGAGCTCGGGCTGCCCAGGGTCGGCCCCAAACGTGCGGCAGAACTGGCCGGCAAGGCCGACCACCTTGAGGAACTGGCGGCGCTGCCGGTCCAGCGCCTGCCCGTCTCCGGTGCCGATGCCGAGCGGGTGCGTCAGGCATTGCAGGACCTGCAGCCCGTACTGGCCGAAGTGGATGCGCTGCTGCTGGAGAAATACCTGCACTGGACCAGTGACCGCAGCAGCGCCCGCATCCAGGGGGGTGCTGCTGCAGCCAGCCCGCTCGCGGGCAAGACCTTCGTGCTCACGGGCACCCTCGAAGGCATGAGTCGGGACCAAGCCAAGGCAAGGATCGAGGCGCAGGGCGGCAAGGTGACCGGCATTGTGTCCGGAAAGACCGACTACGTGGTCGCGGGCGAGGCGGCTGGGTCGAAGCGGGCCAAGGCGGAGGAGCTGGGTGTGGCCATTCTTGATGAAGCCGGCCTGGAGCGACTTCTCGACGGGTAG
- the epmA gene encoding EF-P lysine aminoacylase EpmA, translating into MSDATWRPAASLETLHARSRLLDAVRGFFRERGVLEVETPMLSAAAVTDPNLESLATAYDGPGAPADGRLYLHTSPEFPMKRLLAAGSGAIWQITRVFRGGERGARHNPEFTMLEWYRPGWDHHALMDEVAALVQHVIGPRPVRFHTYAGLFAPLGIDAHGDAIARLEAAANRLSVAPPQGLDREALLDLILSHCIAPDLGRDALDFVHDFPAAQAALARIRPGDPPVAERFECYLQGMEIANGFHELSDADEQRRRFAADQDTRHRRGQPVPPMDENLLAALGAGLPDCAGVALGLDRLFMVALGAAHIDEVLAFPLERA; encoded by the coding sequence GTGAGCGATGCAACCTGGCGGCCCGCCGCCTCCCTGGAAACCCTGCATGCGCGGTCCCGACTGCTGGACGCGGTGCGGGGTTTCTTTCGTGAACGCGGGGTCCTGGAGGTGGAGACGCCCATGCTCTCCGCCGCCGCGGTGACCGACCCCAACCTCGAGTCGCTTGCCACGGCGTATGACGGCCCGGGGGCGCCGGCGGACGGGCGATTGTACCTGCACACCTCGCCGGAATTCCCCATGAAGCGGCTTCTGGCTGCGGGCTCCGGCGCGATCTGGCAGATCACCCGGGTCTTCCGCGGCGGTGAGCGTGGCGCGCGGCACAACCCCGAGTTCACCATGCTCGAGTGGTACCGTCCCGGCTGGGATCACCACGCGCTCATGGACGAGGTGGCGGCGCTCGTCCAGCACGTGATCGGGCCGCGACCGGTCCGTTTTCACACCTATGCAGGGCTATTCGCCCCCCTGGGCATTGATGCCCATGGCGATGCCATCGCGCGCCTCGAGGCCGCGGCGAACCGGTTGTCGGTGGCGCCGCCGCAGGGCCTGGACCGGGAGGCGCTGCTGGATCTGATCCTGTCCCACTGCATTGCGCCGGATCTGGGCCGTGACGCCCTGGACTTCGTGCACGACTTCCCCGCGGCCCAGGCCGCACTGGCCCGCATCCGGCCCGGTGACCCGCCGGTGGCCGAGCGCTTCGAGTGCTACCTGCAGGGCATGGAGATCGCCAACGGATTCCACGAGCTGAGTGATGCCGACGAGCAGCGGCGGCGCTTCGCCGCGGATCAGGACACGCGCCACCGCCGCGGTCAGCCGGTGCCACCGATGGACGAGAATCTGCTGGCCGCCCTCGGGGCGGGGCTGCCGGATTGTGCCGGGGTGGCCCTGGGGCTGGATCGGCTGTTCATGGTAGCGCTGGGGGCTGCGCACATCGACGAGGTGCTCGCGTTTCCCCTGGAGAGGGCATGA
- a CDS encoding DUF444 family protein has translation MRDDDSQPISRMAVHNRWYDLFSRGARDWLRHNQKVRDAVRDHLPDMVTGSDILSRPGDRTVQVPVRFMEHYRFRLRDPHEDDGVGQGKGEPGDVFRTGGQPKRGKGSGEGGSGEGEFQFVLEFKVDDIVDWIWQELELPDLKPKTADALQDDELTPEGWDRRGPRARLDRRRTVKEAVKRRAVQTDPVPFTDDDLRYRQLSRRRRPAMNAVVAFILDVSASMDGNRRKLAKAFFFWATQGLRRQYGNIETVFVAHTNEAWEFSEEEFFQISATGGTVASSGMRSVRDIFAERYPAAQYNQYVFYASDGDNFADDRDAAEAVALELASEVNFMGLVETPQNRFEAARSETGRLFKSLEARNYPVSSYTVHADEDIWDAIRAFFRRQVSAADSD, from the coding sequence ATGCGCGACGACGACAGCCAGCCCATCTCCCGCATGGCGGTGCACAACCGCTGGTACGACCTGTTCTCCCGCGGTGCCCGGGACTGGCTCCGGCACAACCAGAAGGTCCGGGACGCGGTTCGCGACCACCTGCCTGACATGGTCACCGGCTCCGACATCCTCAGCCGCCCCGGCGACCGCACCGTGCAGGTGCCGGTGCGGTTCATGGAACACTACCGCTTCCGCCTGCGCGACCCCCACGAGGACGACGGCGTCGGCCAGGGCAAGGGCGAACCGGGGGACGTATTCCGCACCGGCGGCCAGCCGAAGCGCGGCAAGGGCAGCGGTGAAGGCGGCAGTGGCGAAGGGGAATTCCAGTTCGTGCTGGAGTTCAAGGTGGACGACATCGTGGACTGGATCTGGCAGGAACTGGAGCTGCCGGACCTCAAGCCCAAGACCGCCGACGCCCTGCAGGACGATGAGCTCACGCCCGAGGGCTGGGACCGCCGCGGGCCGCGGGCGCGGCTGGACCGCCGCCGCACGGTCAAGGAAGCGGTGAAGCGGCGCGCCGTGCAGACCGATCCCGTGCCGTTCACCGACGACGACCTGCGCTACCGGCAGCTCTCCCGGCGTCGCCGCCCCGCCATGAATGCCGTGGTGGCCTTCATCCTGGACGTCTCGGCGAGCATGGACGGCAACCGGCGCAAGCTCGCAAAGGCATTCTTCTTCTGGGCCACCCAGGGGTTGCGCCGGCAGTACGGCAATATCGAGACGGTATTCGTGGCCCACACCAACGAGGCGTGGGAGTTCAGCGAAGAAGAGTTCTTCCAGATCAGCGCCACGGGCGGCACCGTGGCCTCCAGCGGCATGCGCAGCGTGCGTGACATCTTCGCCGAGCGCTACCCCGCCGCCCAGTACAACCAGTACGTCTTCTACGCCTCGGACGGCGACAACTTCGCCGATGACCGCGACGCCGCCGAGGCGGTCGCCCTGGAGCTGGCGTCGGAGGTGAACTTCATGGGGCTGGTGGAGACGCCCCAGAACCGCTTCGAGGCGGCACGCTCGGAGACCGGACGGCTGTTCAAGTCCCTGGAGGCGCGCAACTACCCGGTCAGCAGCTATACCGTGCACGCCGACGAGGACATCTGGGACGCCATTCGCGCGTTCTTCCGGCGACAGGTCAGCGCCGCAGACAGCGACTAG